Proteins encoded within one genomic window of Acipenser ruthenus chromosome 32, fAciRut3.2 maternal haplotype, whole genome shotgun sequence:
- the LOC131702992 gene encoding histone H1-like yields MAETAPAPAAPAPAKAPKKKSAAKPKKSGPSVSELIVKAVSASKERSGLSVAALKKILQAGGYDVEKNNSLVNRALKSLVTKETLLQTKGTGASGSFKLNKKAAEAKEKAAKKKAAPKKPAAKKAVVKKTTKNVSAKKAATPKKTPTKAKKPKAVKKAPKSPKKAAAKPKKVVKKSPKKAKAAPKPKKVTKAAKPAAKKAPPKKK; encoded by the coding sequence ATGGCAGAAACTGCTCCAGCACCAGCCGCTCCTGCTCCGGCTAAAGCTCCCAAGAAGAAAAGCGCAGCAAAGCCCAAGAAATCGGGTCCCAGCGTGTCGGAGCTCATCGTCAAGGCTGTGTCTGCCTCCAAGGAGCGCAGCGGGCTGTCTGTGGCGGCGCTCAAGAAGATCCTGCAGGCCGGCGGCTACGATGTGGAGAAGAACAACTCCCTCGTCAATAGAGCCCTCAAGAGCCTGGTGACCAAGGAGACCCTGCTACAGACCAAGGGCACCGGCGCCTCGGGCTCCTTCAAGCTCAACAAAAAAGCAGCTGAAGCCAAGGAGAAGGCGGCCAAGAAGAAGGCAGCTCCAAAGAAACCAGCGGCAAAGAAAGCGGTTGTCAAGAAAACAACGAAAAATGTTTCGGCAAAGAAAGCAGCGACACCCAAGAAGACTCCTACAAAAGCGAAGAAACCGAAAGCTGTAAAGAAAGCGCccaagagcccgaagaaagcggctgccaagcctaaaaaggtcgtgaagaagagcccgaagaaagcAAAGGCAGCGCCCAAACCTAAAAAGGTGACCAAGGCAGCTAAACCCGCAGCGAAGAAGGCGCCTCCTAAAAAGAAGTGA
- the LOC131703110 gene encoding uncharacterized protein LOC131703110 — MSGRGKGGKGLGKGGAKRHRKVLRDNIQGITKPAIRRLARRGGVKRISGLIYEETRGVLKVFLENVIRDAVTYTEHAKRKTVTAMDVVYALKRQAQQADGRRHHRSGRSASLKMARTKQTARKSTGGKAPRKQLATKAARKSAPATGGVKKPHRYRPGTVALREIRRYQKSTELLIRKLPFQRLVREIAQDFKTDLRFQSSAVMALQEASEAYLVGLFEDTNLCAIHAKRVTIMPKDIQLARRIRGERSLSPRFKYCIIFIIRIYSMSGRGKGGKGLGKGGAKRHRKVLRDNIQGITKPAIRRLARRGGVKRISGLIYEETRGVLKVFLENVIRDAVTYTEHAKRKTVTAMDVVYALKRQGRTLYGFGG; from the exons ATGTCTGGAAGAGGCAAAGGTGGTAAAGGACTCGGCAAAGGAGGCGCCAAGCGgcatcgcaaagtgctccgtgataacatccagggcatcaccaagcccgctatccgccgcctggctcgccgcggaggagtgaagcgaatttccgggctgatctatgaagagacccgcggggtattgaaggttttcctggagaatgtgatccgggatgccgtcacctacactgagcacgccaagagaaagaccgtcaccgctatggatgtggtgtacgctctgaagcgccagg ctcaacaagctgatgggaggcgtcaccatcgctcagggcggagtgct AGTTTGAAAATGGCAAGAACTAAGCAGACTGCGCgtaagtccaccggtggaaaggcgCCCAGGAAACAGCTTGCTACCAAGGCTGCTCGAAAGAGCGCCCCCGCTACCGGCGGCGTGAAGAAACCTCACCGTTACAGACCTGGCACTGTGGCTCTGAGGGAAatccgccgctatcagaaatccaccgagTTGTTGATCCGCAAACTGCCCTTCCAGCGGCTCGTCCgagaaatcgctcaggatttcaagaccgacctgcgcttccagagctccgctgtgatggcgctgcaggaggctagcgaggcttacctggtcgggctctttgaggacaccaacctgtgtgccattcacgccaagagagtcaccatcatgcccaaagacatccagctggcccgccgaATCCGAGGAGAACGC AGCCTCAGCCCTCGTTtcaagtattgtattattttcataataCGGATCTACAGCATGTCTGGAAGAGGTAAAGGTGGTAAAGGACTCGGCAAAGGAGGCGCCAAGCGgcatcgcaaagtgctccgtgataacatccagggcatcaccaagcccgctatccgccgcctggctcgccgcggaggagtgaagcgaattTCCGGGCTAATCTATGAAGAGACTCGCGGGGTGCTGAAGGTgttcctggagaatgtgatccgggatgccgtcacctacactgagcacgccaagagaaagaccgtcaccgctatggatgtggtgtacgctctgaagcgccagggtcgcactctgtacggattcgggGGTTAA